A window of the Cellvibrio sp. pealriver genome harbors these coding sequences:
- a CDS encoding family 16 glycosylhydrolase, producing the protein MNNKKLTGWKYLSALFCACIGFSSAAQAVVYQAENYNAFYDTTPGNTGGVFRGDAVDIEATSDTGGGYNVGWIEANEWLTYNNLSIPTTGSYTIRMRVASPNGATASADLNGGAIVLGDFIIPATGGWQNWTTVTRTVNINAGTYNLGVFAKTNGWNFNWIEVVSNGSGTARATVFQHCPYTGWSVGLDVGSYNLAALQARGFVDNDMSSIRVSAGYEAVLYQGDNFTGTSRVVTADDDCLNNEGFNDNVTSVVIRAASNSRPLVFADEFNSINTANWTFETGGGGWGNNERQYYTGGQNAFIQFDAQAGSNVLVIEARRDNPANYNCWYGRCEYTSTRMISRDKKTFKYGRIEARLKLPQTQGIWPAFWMLGSNLGSVGWPASGEIDIMEHVGFEPTTTHGAIHGPGYSGNTPFMGTHNLGEYVDVNYHVYAVEWDTNGIRWFRDNIQFYSVTRAQVQNYGAWVFDNPFFLLLNVAVGGTWPGSPDAGSVFPQRMYVDYVRVYQ; encoded by the coding sequence ATGAATAATAAAAAGTTAACAGGATGGAAATACCTGTCTGCGTTATTTTGCGCCTGCATTGGTTTTTCATCAGCAGCACAGGCAGTGGTCTATCAAGCAGAAAATTACAACGCGTTTTACGATACTACACCGGGTAATACCGGCGGTGTTTTCCGTGGTGATGCTGTCGATATCGAAGCAACTAGCGATACCGGCGGTGGCTATAACGTGGGTTGGATCGAAGCGAATGAATGGCTTACGTACAATAATTTATCGATTCCAACAACGGGCAGCTACACCATCCGTATGCGTGTGGCATCGCCAAATGGTGCAACCGCGTCAGCGGATTTAAATGGCGGCGCTATTGTGCTGGGTGATTTTATTATTCCGGCAACAGGCGGCTGGCAAAATTGGACAACGGTAACACGCACCGTCAACATCAATGCAGGTACTTATAATCTAGGCGTTTTTGCAAAAACTAACGGCTGGAATTTTAACTGGATTGAAGTCGTATCAAACGGATCGGGTACTGCACGTGCAACAGTATTCCAGCACTGCCCATACACCGGTTGGTCAGTTGGCTTGGATGTTGGCTCATACAACCTGGCGGCGTTACAAGCGCGCGGCTTTGTTGATAATGATATGTCATCCATTCGTGTGTCTGCCGGTTATGAAGCAGTGCTGTATCAAGGCGATAACTTTACCGGTACATCACGTGTTGTCACCGCTGATGATGATTGCCTGAATAACGAAGGGTTTAACGATAACGTGACCTCTGTTGTGATTCGTGCTGCGTCTAACAGCCGTCCACTTGTGTTTGCAGATGAATTCAACAGCATCAACACCGCGAACTGGACTTTTGAAACCGGCGGTGGCGGTTGGGGTAATAACGAGCGTCAGTATTACACTGGCGGGCAAAACGCATTTATTCAGTTCGATGCACAAGCTGGTAGCAATGTGTTGGTGATTGAAGCTCGCCGTGATAACCCTGCGAATTACAATTGTTGGTATGGCCGTTGTGAATACACATCAACCCGTATGATTTCGCGCGATAAAAAAACCTTTAAATATGGTCGTATTGAAGCGCGTTTGAAGTTGCCACAAACACAAGGTATCTGGCCTGCATTCTGGATGTTGGGTTCTAACCTGGGTTCAGTAGGTTGGCCTGCCTCAGGTGAAATCGACATTATGGAGCACGTCGGTTTTGAACCAACGACTACTCACGGTGCAATTCACGGCCCAGGCTACTCAGGTAATACACCATTCATGGGTACGCATAATTTAGGCGAGTATGTGGATGTGAATTATCACGTGTACGCTGTTGAGTGGGATACCAATGGCATTCGCTGGTTCCGCGATAACATCCAGTTCTATTCGGTTACTCGCGCACAAGTACAAAACTATGGCGCTTGGGTATTTGATAATCCATTCTTCTTATTGCTGAACGTAGCAGTAGGTGGAACCTGGCCAGGTAGCCCGGATGCAGGCAGTGTGTTCCCGCAACGCATGTATGTGGATTATGTGCGTGTTTATCAATAA
- a CDS encoding methyl-accepting chemotaxis protein: MHLHSDLMQLSPAERGWLKWSGKTGKLAMGWACWLNNKRYPIMEQTFESIANTRIKLLQQWVKRQWAQLESCRSQLQLLDDAAETILRKTWQTMGDCTELFLIDEQGVVISSTYHQRVGKQDLNSRAVSAGLSAPFLHGPYQDQQTLAIGKRSSAFHDQVTLMFYLPIELTAGDKGCLCARIPNDVLGDLIQREAGHIFSESGDNYLFMVKSVFDPAIKTGTALSRSRFEDDTFTHGENLKSGVNTDWGVVKIRQHTEFEIRFTDPATQDLHPGVRETIRKGNNLFVTYPGYSDYRHIPVIGKGVTFHLPGSPDTWGMMCEADLEEVYRHRSLTFKFMNIYAACVGSAFLLNAGLHAFTAWSHFVINLLTLFALVIGGVIFQQRAPRRLARRLGKMTEVIHTIAEGGGNLQQRLDTRKLANDETGDLGKWTNSFIDNLDHIVGEVIRAADEVMKNSDSLLKRNTEANQSSHHVSNSMEKMLELMHNQLQEISNASGTASDMKKIMEAVVEQARSQFESVRTGTQSIRDVVDTSARTIHTLNNRTLEIGNMVSQISDITSQTNLLALNAAIEAARAGEYGRGFSVVAEEVRNLASRTAVVAQEIGEKIEKIRQESQSAADYMEASVADVDRGLRLAEEASTDNSQLHHIVERMFNIIHHIDSNSQQHGHHVREVASASQTMNKVVRALHISSDRLKNTATKLHQLAGVFQVTAR, translated from the coding sequence ATGCATTTACACAGCGATTTAATGCAATTATCGCCCGCAGAGCGCGGCTGGCTGAAATGGTCAGGAAAAACCGGAAAGTTAGCGATGGGTTGGGCTTGCTGGTTGAACAACAAGCGCTATCCCATCATGGAACAGACCTTTGAAAGTATCGCCAATACCCGTATTAAGCTGTTGCAACAATGGGTAAAACGGCAGTGGGCGCAATTGGAGTCTTGCAGAAGCCAATTACAATTATTGGATGACGCGGCAGAAACCATCTTGCGCAAAACCTGGCAAACCATGGGCGACTGCACAGAATTATTTTTAATTGATGAACAGGGTGTTGTTATTTCATCAACTTACCATCAGCGGGTAGGAAAACAGGATCTAAATTCCCGCGCAGTGTCTGCAGGCTTATCTGCACCCTTTTTACATGGCCCTTATCAAGACCAACAAACGCTGGCGATAGGAAAACGCAGTTCTGCATTTCATGATCAAGTGACCTTGATGTTTTATTTGCCAATTGAATTAACCGCAGGCGATAAAGGTTGTCTGTGCGCGCGAATTCCAAATGATGTCCTTGGCGATTTGATCCAACGTGAGGCCGGACATATTTTCAGCGAGTCCGGGGATAATTATTTATTTATGGTGAAATCGGTTTTTGATCCTGCCATTAAAACCGGCACCGCCCTGTCCCGCTCGCGCTTTGAAGACGATACATTTACCCATGGAGAAAATTTAAAATCCGGAGTCAACACCGATTGGGGCGTGGTAAAAATACGGCAGCACACTGAATTTGAAATTCGTTTTACCGACCCCGCCACACAGGATTTACACCCGGGCGTGCGCGAAACTATTCGCAAAGGCAATAATTTATTTGTCACCTATCCGGGTTATTCGGATTACCGTCATATTCCTGTGATTGGTAAAGGGGTGACCTTTCATTTGCCTGGATCGCCAGACACATGGGGAATGATGTGTGAAGCAGATCTGGAAGAAGTGTATCGCCACCGCTCACTCACCTTTAAATTTATGAATATTTATGCGGCCTGCGTAGGAAGTGCGTTTTTATTGAACGCGGGGCTTCATGCGTTTACGGCATGGTCACATTTTGTAATTAACCTGCTGACATTGTTTGCGCTGGTTATTGGCGGCGTTATTTTCCAACAACGCGCACCACGGCGTTTGGCGCGACGCCTTGGGAAAATGACCGAGGTGATCCACACTATTGCCGAAGGCGGTGGCAATTTACAACAGCGATTGGACACACGAAAACTGGCCAATGATGAAACCGGCGATTTGGGAAAATGGACAAACAGTTTTATCGATAACCTTGATCATATCGTCGGTGAAGTTATCCGAGCCGCTGACGAAGTCATGAAAAATAGCGATAGCTTGTTAAAGCGCAACACCGAGGCAAACCAATCGTCTCACCATGTATCTAACTCAATGGAAAAAATGCTGGAGCTGATGCACAACCAATTGCAGGAAATCAGCAATGCCTCGGGCACAGCCAGCGATATGAAAAAAATAATGGAAGCCGTTGTAGAACAAGCGCGCAGTCAATTTGAATCTGTGCGCACCGGCACACAAAGTATCCGTGATGTAGTGGATACCTCAGCACGCACGATACACACGCTGAATAACCGCACACTGGAAATTGGCAATATGGTGTCGCAAATCAGTGATATTACCAGCCAAACCAATTTATTGGCTCTGAACGCTGCTATTGAGGCGGCACGTGCAGGTGAATACGGGCGCGGGTTTTCTGTAGTCGCAGAAGAAGTGCGTAATCTCGCCAGTAGGACAGCGGTTGTCGCACAGGAAATTGGTGAAAAAATTGAAAAGATTCGTCAGGAATCACAATCGGCTGCAGACTATATGGAAGCAAGCGTTGCCGATGTTGACCGCGGTTTGCGCCTCGCAGAAGAAGCCTCAACTGATAACTCGCAGCTGCATCACATTGTCGAGCGCATGTTTAACATCATTCATCATATTGACAGTAATAGCCAGCAACATGGACATCATGTACGCGAAGTTGCAAGTGCAAGCCAGACGATGAACAAGGTCGTTCGCGCGTTGCACATCAGTTCAGACAGGTTAAAAAATACGGCAACCAAGCTTCATCAATTAGCAGGAGTTTTTCAGGTAACGGCGCGCTAG
- a CDS encoding DCC1-like thiol-disulfide oxidoreductase family protein: MAAPIILVYDKECPACDNYCQVVRIREDIGELILQDAREPSAVMDEITALGWDIDQGMVLKMGSQLYYGSDAIHALALISSRSGFFNRINYWLFKSKTLSHIFYPALRFLRGLLLKLLGKSKINNLRLDNNSHF; encoded by the coding sequence ATGGCCGCACCTATCATCCTGGTATACGACAAAGAATGCCCCGCCTGCGATAACTATTGTCAGGTGGTGCGTATTCGTGAAGATATTGGCGAATTAATTCTGCAGGATGCACGCGAACCCAGTGCAGTGATGGATGAAATTACTGCATTAGGCTGGGACATTGACCAAGGCATGGTTTTGAAAATGGGCAGCCAACTTTACTACGGCTCTGATGCAATCCACGCGTTGGCGTTGATCAGCAGCCGCTCCGGTTTTTTCAATCGAATCAATTATTGGTTATTCAAATCAAAAACCTTGTCGCATATTTTTTATCCAGCACTGCGCTTCCTGCGTGGCCTTCTGTTGAAATTATTGGGCAAAAGCAAAATCAATAATTTACGCCTCGACAACAACAGCCATTTTTAA
- a CDS encoding YceH family protein, whose translation MEPTSTTTADEPVLNTIEARVLGSLMEKQLTTPDQYPLTLNSLVLACNQKTSREPVSNYDNGTVQRCVSELQDRQFITVDYGTRAARYDQRLTRVLSVDKATQAILTVLLLRGAQTVSEILTRTQRMFEFESPRALEEKLQQLCAKTKPLVIHIPRQAGQREDRYTHLLCGQPDLSAIAAQAASKSTSSDSRVELEDKIHSLEQRIEVLEKQVAELLELNGTRDTAI comes from the coding sequence ATGGAACCTACCAGTACAACCACTGCAGATGAGCCAGTACTCAATACCATAGAAGCGCGCGTATTAGGCTCGCTAATGGAAAAACAACTGACCACACCAGATCAATACCCTTTAACACTCAATAGCCTGGTGTTGGCCTGCAACCAAAAAACCAGCCGTGAACCCGTCAGCAACTACGATAATGGCACCGTCCAGCGTTGCGTAAGTGAATTACAAGATCGTCAATTCATAACGGTAGATTATGGAACCCGCGCCGCTCGCTATGACCAGCGCCTGACACGCGTACTCAGTGTCGATAAAGCAACCCAGGCAATACTCACTGTGTTGCTACTGCGCGGTGCGCAAACGGTATCGGAAATTTTAACGCGCACCCAACGTATGTTTGAGTTTGAGTCGCCGCGTGCGTTAGAAGAAAAGCTGCAGCAACTTTGCGCAAAAACAAAACCGCTGGTTATCCACATACCACGGCAAGCTGGTCAACGCGAGGACCGCTACACTCACCTGCTCTGCGGGCAACCGGACTTAAGCGCAATTGCCGCACAAGCAGCTAGCAAATCGACCAGCAGTGACTCACGCGTAGAGCTGGAAGATAAAATCCATTCTCTTGAACAGCGTATTGAAGTACTTGAAAAACAAGTCGCTGAGCTGCTCGAATTAAATGGCACTCGTGATACCGCAATCTAA
- a CDS encoding shikimate kinase, which produces MNPYHQSLILIGMPGAGKSTLGLLLAKSLAKDFVDTDLLIQLEHRKTLQDILNEQGHLALREAEEKVLLKAQYPNHIIATGGSAVYSSAAMQHLKHFGPIIFLDTPLNILESRIHNMNTRGIARPANQTFADVYAERRPLYLQYADIVIDCKDKNLEQLIDEVIYEEAEAFIQYEA; this is translated from the coding sequence ATGAATCCTTATCACCAAAGTTTGATTTTGATTGGCATGCCCGGGGCAGGAAAAAGCACACTGGGCTTGTTGTTGGCCAAAAGCCTTGCCAAAGATTTTGTCGATACCGATTTACTGATCCAATTGGAACATCGTAAAACCCTGCAAGATATACTCAACGAGCAAGGCCATCTCGCGCTACGCGAAGCAGAAGAAAAAGTGCTGCTAAAAGCGCAGTATCCCAACCATATTATTGCAACAGGTGGCAGCGCTGTTTATAGCAGCGCCGCCATGCAACACTTAAAACACTTCGGCCCCATTATTTTTTTAGACACACCACTGAATATATTGGAGAGCCGGATTCACAACATGAATACGCGCGGCATAGCGCGCCCGGCGAACCAAACCTTTGCCGATGTGTATGCCGAACGCCGCCCGCTTTATTTGCAATACGCAGACATAGTGATTGATTGCAAAGATAAAAATCTGGAGCAATTGATTGATGAAGTGATCTACGAAGAAGCAGAAGCCTTTATCCAATACGAAGCCTGA
- a CDS encoding HD-GYP domain-containing protein: MTDSQQNNYCLNLIEVNKKQPVITTQDIFNQQGVLLLSEGASLDEKRSQILLQHKLIKPLEQCVGIANSLDAHQLFEYLNKFAKNLPGLYAVTNNESYQKTLRIACLFYEKYPLLKQNLTVMALRAQHIYFQGIFSALAGVAIAKKLNLSLPEIQATFIAGLFHDVGFLYLASELREKSHGFSAHEWKALQAHPLIAQRFLAMVPGLPKEISQAIIDHHERIDGTGYPRQLFGDKISIVSQIIAATDNIIFNHSRYQDYGVHAHSMLLAALKLSDNIYFESVYDAATVLFKEAPAPHENLLELPSVEALLNRQQKLRQQFANARSLSQQLFSLPQTPIIRSISAVMGRLAISVVRSGILQPEQEDWLSNLRNRNPQEQDNNEGWSLIEISVMQDQIHDQLVHLKNLMERAVENISHEQTAFSQCSALLHQIDLQDTALV; the protein is encoded by the coding sequence ATGACTGATAGCCAGCAAAATAATTATTGCTTGAACCTCATTGAAGTTAATAAGAAGCAACCGGTCATTACTACGCAAGACATTTTTAACCAGCAAGGGGTATTACTTCTTTCCGAAGGTGCTTCGCTGGATGAAAAACGCTCACAAATTCTTCTGCAACACAAGTTAATAAAACCACTTGAGCAATGCGTTGGTATCGCCAATAGTCTTGATGCGCATCAGCTCTTTGAATACCTGAATAAATTCGCCAAAAACTTACCGGGTTTGTACGCTGTCACCAACAATGAGAGTTATCAAAAAACCTTGCGCATTGCGTGCCTTTTTTATGAGAAATATCCACTCCTCAAACAAAATTTAACGGTAATGGCATTGCGTGCGCAGCATATTTATTTCCAGGGAATATTCAGCGCGCTTGCCGGTGTTGCAATTGCCAAAAAACTGAACCTCAGCCTGCCAGAAATACAGGCCACCTTTATTGCAGGCTTATTTCACGATGTAGGGTTTCTTTATCTGGCTTCGGAGTTGCGCGAGAAAAGCCATGGGTTCAGCGCTCATGAATGGAAAGCATTACAAGCTCATCCGCTTATTGCGCAACGTTTCTTAGCGATGGTACCCGGACTTCCCAAGGAAATTAGCCAGGCTATTATTGATCACCACGAGCGGATTGATGGAACCGGCTATCCACGTCAATTATTCGGAGACAAAATTTCGATTGTCAGCCAAATTATTGCCGCAACCGACAATATTATTTTTAATCACAGCCGCTATCAGGATTATGGTGTACATGCGCACAGCATGTTGTTAGCGGCGCTCAAACTCAGCGATAACATTTATTTTGAATCTGTTTATGATGCAGCTACTGTTTTATTTAAAGAAGCCCCTGCACCACATGAAAATTTATTAGAGCTACCGTCAGTAGAGGCACTGCTGAATCGGCAACAAAAATTGCGCCAGCAGTTCGCGAATGCGCGCAGCCTTTCCCAACAATTATTTTCGCTCCCTCAAACCCCGATCATCCGCTCAATCAGTGCGGTTATGGGCAGACTTGCTATTTCTGTGGTGCGTAGCGGCATACTGCAACCAGAGCAGGAAGACTGGCTATCTAATTTACGTAACCGCAATCCCCAGGAGCAGGATAACAACGAAGGCTGGTCACTGATTGAAATCAGCGTAATGCAGGATCAAATTCATGATCAATTAGTTCATTTAAAAAACCTGATGGAACGAGCTGTAGAAAATATTTCACATGAACAAACTGCATTCAGCCAATGCAGTGCCTTGCTGCACCAAATTGACCTGCAAGATACTGCGCTCGTCTAG
- a CDS encoding NADPH-dependent FMN reductase — protein sequence MNILAICGSLRKKSTNMGLLRYAQTNAPAGSTITIADLSAVPFYNADLTEKPASVVQLLQQLQTADALILGCPEYNYSIAPALKNALDWASREPENALLNGKPVALMGAGGGMGTSRAQYHLRQVCVYLNLHPLNKPEVFANAFTNAFDADGNLVDEKIQGNIKAQLASLVEWTAQLKK from the coding sequence ATGAACATACTGGCTATTTGTGGAAGTCTACGTAAAAAATCGACCAATATGGGATTACTGCGCTACGCACAAACCAATGCCCCGGCAGGCAGTACCATCACCATAGCTGACCTCTCTGCTGTACCTTTTTACAATGCAGACCTCACTGAAAAACCTGCGTCCGTGGTGCAATTACTGCAGCAATTACAGACTGCAGATGCCCTGATTTTAGGTTGCCCCGAATATAACTATTCGATTGCGCCTGCATTGAAGAATGCATTGGACTGGGCATCGCGCGAACCGGAAAATGCTCTCCTGAATGGAAAACCAGTCGCACTCATGGGCGCAGGAGGTGGCATGGGCACATCGCGTGCGCAATACCATCTTCGCCAAGTCTGCGTGTACTTGAATTTACACCCACTCAACAAACCGGAAGTGTTTGCCAATGCATTTACTAATGCATTCGATGCTGACGGCAATCTGGTCGATGAAAAAATTCAGGGTAATATCAAAGCACAGCTCGCCTCACTTGTTGAATGGACAGCCCAATTAAAAAAATAA